The Methanoplanus sp. FWC-SCC4 genome has a window encoding:
- a CDS encoding isopentenyl phosphate kinase, with amino-acid sequence MAEKIILKLGGSVITDKKGDCKVDKERIRALANEISQRTDVFPIIVHGAGSCGHPEARRHHLDKGLDQTNRAGIFVTHHAVGRLNDAVVNALRDSGVESVGIHPLDACTAKKGRLISFNCETVELLVKNGIVPVLHGDVVMDTEQGACIVSGDQIISYIAGKIKVDRIGLATDVDGVLKDGMVIPSINTESAGELDIKESSNTDVTGGMKGKISELLSLAESGIESSIFHVSRTGDFLDGRDHGGTIVTK; translated from the coding sequence ATGGCAGAGAAAATTATCTTAAAGCTAGGCGGTAGCGTAATAACCGATAAGAAGGGGGACTGTAAAGTAGATAAGGAACGCATCAGAGCTCTTGCAAATGAAATATCCCAAAGAACTGATGTATTTCCGATAATTGTTCACGGGGCAGGTTCGTGCGGTCACCCTGAAGCCCGCAGACATCACCTTGATAAAGGGTTAGATCAAACAAATAGAGCAGGTATATTTGTCACCCATCATGCGGTCGGAAGACTTAATGATGCGGTGGTAAACGCGCTACGTGACAGCGGTGTTGAATCTGTAGGAATTCATCCGCTTGATGCATGTACAGCGAAAAAAGGACGTCTGATCTCATTTAACTGCGAAACTGTTGAACTGCTTGTGAAAAACGGCATTGTTCCTGTCCTTCACGGAGATGTTGTGATGGATACAGAGCAGGGTGCCTGTATTGTTTCAGGTGATCAGATAATCAGTTATATTGCAGGAAAAATAAAAGTAGACAGGATTGGACTTGCAACTGATGTTGATGGCGTGCTAAAAGACGGCATGGTCATCCCCAGCATCAATACGGAATCAGCCGGAGAACTGGACATAAAGGAGTCATCAAACACTGATGTTACCGGAGGAATGAAAGGAAAAATATCTGAACTTTTGTCCCTTGCAGAATCAGGAATAGAATCCAGCATATTTCATGTATCCAGGACCGGAGATTTTCTTGACGGGCGCGACCACGGTGGCACAATTGTCACTAAATAA
- the mvk gene encoding mevalonate kinase: protein MATWSAPGKVFLFGEHAVVFGKPGIAMAIKPRVYVTVRKARNPARVNSPYIESCFEEMGVTGSVYIHSQLPSSSGLGSSAAVTVATLFAINDEFNLKYDRNQLASMAYKIEKKVQHGRASPTDTYVSTFGGLVLIKDNKRRRMPPENFNIVIGNTLVSHKTTELVAMVSEFRKNNPLVVDPILDAIEAVTTRSMHNFHNLKVLGRYMDVNHALLEALGVGHPMLSRLVSASRAAGAYGAKMTGAGGGGCMIALCPKRSKSKVAGAIEAADGRAIITTIDTEGARKEGENGRENYLKARR from the coding sequence ATGGCAACCTGGAGTGCACCGGGAAAGGTTTTTTTATTTGGGGAACACGCTGTTGTGTTTGGCAAACCAGGCATCGCAATGGCGATTAAACCAAGAGTGTATGTTACAGTACGAAAAGCAAGAAACCCGGCACGAGTAAATTCACCGTACATAGAAAGTTGTTTTGAAGAAATGGGTGTGACCGGGAGTGTCTATATCCATTCCCAGCTTCCGAGTTCATCAGGTCTTGGTTCATCTGCCGCGGTTACAGTTGCAACTCTGTTTGCGATCAATGATGAATTCAATCTAAAATATGATCGGAATCAGCTTGCATCAATGGCATATAAAATTGAAAAGAAAGTGCAGCATGGCCGTGCAAGTCCGACAGACACATATGTCTCAACTTTTGGCGGTCTTGTACTTATAAAAGACAATAAAAGAAGGCGTATGCCACCTGAAAATTTCAATATTGTTATTGGAAATACCCTCGTCTCACATAAAACAACTGAACTGGTTGCAATGGTCAGTGAATTTAGGAAAAACAATCCTCTGGTGGTAGATCCGATTCTTGATGCAATAGAGGCGGTTACAACACGTTCAATGCATAATTTCCACAACCTGAAAGTTCTCGGCCGTTATATGGATGTAAACCACGCCCTTTTGGAAGCACTGGGTGTAGGTCATCCTATGTTGTCAAGGCTTGTATCCGCATCCCGTGCGGCAGGTGCATACGGTGCCAAAATGACAGGGGCCGGCGGAGGAGGGTGCATGATAGCACTCTGTCCGAAACGATCAAAAAGCAAGGTTGCAGGTGCAATTGAGGCAGCTGACGGAAGAGCGATAATTACAACCATTGATACAGAAGGCGCCAGAAAGGAAGGAGAAAATGGCAGAGAAAATTATCTTAAAGCTAGGCGGTAG
- the amrB gene encoding AmmeMemoRadiSam system protein B, with product MVTRRSTLAGMFYPKDPALLEKQLESFFNNVSLTITGNILGIVCPHAGITYSGLTAAHSYSAIRKDFDGTFIVIGPSHSGFHDCVSSLAWETPLGDLLPDTDLIEKLPVEVDNDAHQQRENSLEVQMPFIKYRFPKSKIVPILLGNQSYENSIAMGEVIFEVLSESKNDVKVVASSDFSHYIPDEDARRYDHYAINGLLNLDTMEFYRRIYTKRISACGIGPIIAMVEACKKSGAHKAELINYMTSGEISGDYDQVVGYAAIAVE from the coding sequence ATGGTGACACGCAGGTCGACCCTGGCAGGGATGTTTTATCCCAAAGATCCTGCTCTTTTAGAAAAGCAACTGGAATCTTTTTTCAACAATGTTTCTTTAACAATTACCGGAAATATTCTGGGTATCGTATGTCCTCATGCAGGAATTACATATTCGGGATTAACTGCGGCGCATTCATATTCGGCCATTCGTAAAGATTTTGACGGAACGTTTATAGTAATCGGGCCCAGTCACTCAGGATTTCATGACTGTGTATCTTCTCTTGCATGGGAGACTCCGTTAGGAGATCTTTTACCTGATACTGATTTGATCGAAAAACTCCCTGTTGAAGTTGATAATGATGCACATCAGCAGAGAGAAAATTCCCTTGAAGTGCAGATGCCTTTTATAAAATACAGATTTCCAAAATCAAAGATTGTTCCGATACTGTTGGGGAACCAGAGCTATGAAAATTCTATTGCGATGGGGGAAGTGATATTTGAAGTATTATCAGAATCTAAAAATGATGTAAAAGTTGTCGCATCGTCGGATTTTTCTCATTATATTCCGGATGAAGATGCCAGAAGATACGATCATTATGCAATAAACGGCCTTTTAAATCTGGATACAATGGAGTTTTACAGGCGTATATACACCAAAAGGATAAGCGCCTGTGGTATTGGTCCTATTATTGCAATGGTTGAGGCATGCAAAAAATCAGGTGCCCATAAGGCGGAATTGATTAATTATATGACAAGCGGAGAAATATCCGGAGACTACGATCAGGTAGTCGGATATGCGGCAATAGCAGTGGAGTAA
- the rpsB gene encoding 30S ribosomal protein S2: MNSNEIDIELKESLVPVEDYLAAGVHIGTQQKSQDMKKFIYRVRGDGLYILDIQQTDERIKTAAEFISKFESAKVLVVTSRQYGQYPARKFADAIGGISKVGRFIPGMLTNQRANEYVEPDVVVVTDPIGDSQAINEAVQSGIPVIALCDTNNITKYIDLVIPTNNKGRKALSMIYYLLTREVLKTRGITTSLTPEDFEIEL; encoded by the coding sequence TTGAACTCAAACGAAATTGATATTGAACTTAAGGAATCACTTGTGCCGGTAGAAGACTACCTTGCAGCAGGTGTTCACATCGGAACACAGCAGAAAAGCCAGGATATGAAAAAATTCATCTACCGTGTACGTGGAGATGGATTATATATTCTCGATATCCAGCAGACTGACGAGCGCATAAAAACAGCAGCAGAATTCATTTCAAAATTTGAATCTGCAAAAGTGCTTGTAGTAACATCCCGTCAGTATGGCCAGTACCCTGCAAGAAAATTTGCCGATGCAATCGGTGGTATTTCAAAGGTAGGCCGCTTTATTCCGGGTATGCTTACAAATCAAAGAGCAAACGAATATGTGGAACCCGATGTTGTTGTGGTAACTGATCCTATTGGTGACTCACAGGCAATTAATGAAGCGGTCCAGTCAGGTATTCCTGTAATTGCTCTTTGCGATACAAACAATATTACAAAATACATTGATCTTGTAATTCCAACAAATAACAAGGGTAGAAAAGCTCTTAGTATGATTTACTACCTCTTAACAAGAGAAGTACTAAAAACCCGTGGAATTACAACTTCACTTACTCCAGAAGATTTTGAGATAGAATTATAA
- a CDS encoding DNA-directed RNA polymerase subunit K: protein MKSYTRYERARIVGARSLQISMGAPILIKTDKIDPLEIALEEYQKGVIPITIKRS, encoded by the coding sequence ATGAAATCATACACCCGATATGAAAGAGCAAGAATTGTGGGAGCACGTTCCCTCCAGATTTCGATGGGGGCCCCCATACTGATCAAGACAGACAAGATCGATCCCTTGGAGATCGCCCTTGAAGAGTACCAGAAAGGTGTCATACCAATCACAATAAAGAGAAGTTAG
- a CDS encoding DNA-directed RNA polymerase subunit N: protein MIPVRCFTCGRVISTGWEEFKKRRDAGEDPKVILDDLGFDRYCCRRMLLSHIEIINDLNPYQ, encoded by the coding sequence ATGATACCAGTCCGTTGTTTCACCTGTGGAAGAGTTATTTCCACAGGCTGGGAAGAGTTTAAAAAACGCAGAGATGCCGGTGAAGATCCAAAAGTAATCCTCGATGATCTCGGGTTTGATCGATACTGCTGCAGGCGTATGCTTCTTTCCCATATCGAGATTATTAATGATCTCAACCCTTATCAATAA
- a CDS encoding 30S ribosomal protein S9, which yields MSKIVNTSGKRKTAIARATFKEGKGRVRINSVPLEIYGTELSRMKIAEPLLLIPGTLDEIDVNIEVIGGGYMGQAEAVRTALARGIVVWHNDPKIKDTFLAYDRTLVVNDSRQKEAKKPHGRGARKKFQKSYR from the coding sequence ATGTCAAAAATTGTGAATACCAGTGGTAAGAGAAAGACCGCAATTGCAAGGGCAACATTTAAGGAAGGAAAAGGTCGTGTCCGTATTAATTCCGTACCTCTCGAGATCTATGGAACCGAACTTTCACGCATGAAGATTGCAGAACCACTCCTTCTCATTCCGGGAACCCTCGATGAAATTGATGTAAATATTGAAGTCATCGGCGGTGGATATATGGGACAGGCAGAGGCCGTAAGAACAGCACTTGCACGCGGAATTGTTGTATGGCACAATGACCCTAAGATCAAAGACACGTTCCTTGCATATGACAGGACACTTGTTGTCAATGATTCACGTCAGAAAGAAGCCAAAAAGCCGCATGGCCGTGGTGCAAGAAAGAAATTCCAAAAGTCTTATCGTTAA
- a CDS encoding 50S ribosomal protein L13 yields the protein MVTVIDATDLRLGRLASVVAKRALEGEEIAIVNAENAVISGAKARVLSDYDRKRKRGSREGGPFFPRRSDHIVKRTIRGMLPYKRQRGAEAFKLVKVYVGVPVEFADAEVEIIESAHIDGLSTPKYVKIGKISSNLGAKF from the coding sequence ATGGTTACAGTAATTGATGCAACAGACCTTCGTCTTGGAAGGCTCGCAAGCGTGGTTGCAAAACGTGCTCTTGAAGGCGAGGAAATTGCAATTGTAAATGCTGAAAATGCAGTAATTTCCGGTGCAAAAGCACGCGTTCTGTCAGATTATGACAGAAAGCGCAAGCGCGGTTCAAGAGAAGGTGGTCCGTTCTTCCCAAGAAGATCAGATCATATCGTCAAACGTACAATCAGGGGTATGCTCCCTTACAAGAGACAGCGCGGTGCGGAAGCATTCAAACTTGTCAAAGTATATGTGGGCGTACCGGTTGAGTTCGCAGACGCTGAAGTTGAAATTATCGAATCCGCTCACATTGACGGTTTATCAACACCAAAATATGTGAAGATCGGCAAGATCAGCTCCAATCTCGGAGCCAAGTTCTAA
- a CDS encoding 50S ribosomal protein L18e produces the protein MKIAAKTNPRYTALISMLKETSRANGSNVWREIAKRLEAPSRNYAEVNLSKISRYAREGETVIVPGKVLGSGILTAGVSVAALSFSESAVDKINDASGNCMTIEDLVKKNPEGKLVRILR, from the coding sequence ATGAAGATAGCTGCAAAAACAAATCCACGCTACACTGCCCTGATTTCAATGCTCAAGGAGACATCCCGGGCAAACGGATCAAACGTCTGGCGTGAAATTGCAAAGAGGCTGGAAGCTCCCAGCAGAAACTATGCTGAAGTTAATCTGAGCAAGATTAGCAGGTACGCAAGAGAGGGTGAAACCGTAATTGTACCTGGCAAAGTTCTTGGGAGTGGTATCCTTACCGCCGGTGTCAGTGTTGCTGCACTGAGTTTCAGTGAATCCGCTGTTGATAAAATAAATGATGCAAGTGGAAACTGTATGACAATTGAAGACCTCGTTAAGAAGAATCCTGAGGGTAAACTTGTGAGAATTCTGAGGTGA
- a CDS encoding DNA-directed RNA polymerase subunit D: MEIAFSRLDDGVAKFVLSGVSPAFANSLRRTMIGEVPTLAIEDVIIYDNSSALFDEILTHRLGLIPLKTNLSEYKMKSECSCNGEGCPVCESVYTLSVEGPGLVTTSDLIPQNPETAPVNPDIPVVKLEVGQKVVLEAHAELNIGLEHAKWQPTLACGYKTYPVITVSDKCDSCGACVDECPRSVLKLGKKSVEIIESNLENCSMCKLCEKACMASGIGDEPAIRISSDDSKFIFVVESDGSMPVKDIMICALNKLKNKSESLVNVLTDISGAI, from the coding sequence ATGGAAATTGCATTCAGCAGACTTGATGATGGTGTGGCAAAGTTTGTCTTATCCGGAGTATCTCCGGCTTTTGCAAACAGTTTACGCAGAACAATGATTGGCGAAGTGCCGACACTTGCGATTGAGGATGTAATAATCTACGATAACAGTAGTGCACTCTTCGATGAAATTCTTACACACCGTCTCGGCCTGATTCCGCTTAAGACAAACCTTTCAGAATACAAAATGAAATCCGAGTGCTCCTGTAATGGAGAGGGGTGCCCGGTATGCGAGTCAGTGTATACATTGAGTGTTGAGGGACCCGGTCTTGTAACAACAAGTGATCTTATTCCGCAGAACCCTGAAACAGCGCCTGTTAATCCGGACATTCCTGTTGTAAAACTGGAAGTCGGTCAGAAAGTTGTTTTGGAGGCCCATGCAGAACTGAATATTGGTCTTGAACATGCAAAATGGCAGCCGACTCTGGCATGTGGATATAAAACATATCCTGTGATCACAGTTTCGGATAAATGTGACTCGTGCGGTGCATGTGTGGATGAATGTCCCCGCAGCGTTTTGAAACTTGGAAAAAAATCAGTTGAGATTATTGAATCTAATCTTGAAAACTGTTCAATGTGTAAACTCTGTGAAAAAGCATGTATGGCAAGCGGAATCGGAGACGAACCTGCAATCCGTATCAGCTCGGATGATTCAAAATTCATCTTTGTTGTGGAGAGCGACGGTTCAATGCCGGTTAAAGATATTATGATATGTGCTTTAAATAAGCTCAAAAACAAGTCTGAAAGTCTGGTGAATGTACTTACCGATATTTCTGGAGCGATCTAA
- a CDS encoding 30S ribosomal protein S11 has product MAADSKEKWGIAHIFASFNNTVITVTDLSGAETVTKSSGGMVVKQARNESSPYAAMQMAINVAQAAKDKGIVGVHVKVRAPGRGKQRSPGPGAQAAIRALARAGMRIGRIEDVTPVPHDSIRAKGGRRGRRV; this is encoded by the coding sequence ATGGCAGCAGACTCAAAAGAGAAATGGGGCATTGCACATATCTTTGCGTCATTTAACAATACTGTAATAACAGTCACTGATCTTTCCGGTGCAGAGACCGTAACAAAGTCCAGCGGCGGAATGGTTGTCAAACAGGCACGCAACGAAAGTTCACCATATGCAGCAATGCAGATGGCAATCAATGTTGCACAGGCTGCAAAGGACAAGGGAATCGTTGGAGTTCACGTAAAGGTTCGTGCACCCGGCAGGGGAAAGCAACGCAGTCCCGGTCCCGGCGCTCAGGCAGCAATCCGTGCACTTGCCCGTGCAGGTATGAGAATCGGACGTATTGAGGATGTAACACCTGTTCCACATGACAGCATTCGTGCTAAAGGTGGAAGAAGGGGTAGGAGAGTCTGA
- a CDS encoding 30S ribosomal protein S4 — protein MVYPGKNHKRYETPARRFEKSRIEDENRLVIEFGLRNKRELWKAQSTLRRYRRAARDLLALKSASTDEAMIARKEDELLGHLARYGLLAEGAGIGDVLAMKSETELERRLQTLVYRKGLARSPKQARQLITHGHIAVGGRKVTVPGYRVRKVEESSIAYYGLSPFTNPVHPECERINAGGRA, from the coding sequence ATGGTATATCCTGGAAAAAATCACAAGAGATATGAAACTCCTGCAAGACGCTTTGAAAAGAGTCGTATTGAGGATGAGAATCGTCTTGTAATAGAATTTGGTCTTCGTAATAAGAGGGAACTGTGGAAAGCACAGAGTACTCTTAGACGTTACCGCCGTGCAGCACGTGATCTTCTTGCTCTTAAATCAGCATCCACAGATGAGGCTATGATTGCAAGAAAAGAAGATGAACTTCTTGGTCACCTTGCAAGATACGGACTTCTGGCAGAAGGTGCAGGCATAGGTGATGTTCTCGCAATGAAATCCGAGACTGAACTTGAACGCCGTCTTCAGACACTTGTTTACCGCAAGGGTCTTGCACGTTCACCAAAGCAGGCACGTCAGCTTATTACCCACGGGCACATTGCAGTGGGTGGCAGAAAAGTAACTGTCCCCGGCTACCGTGTGAGAAAAGTTGAAGAGAGCTCAATTGCTTATTATGGCCTGTCTCCGTTTACAAACCCTGTTCACCCCGAATGTGAGCGTATCAATGCTGGAGGAAGAGCATAA